The genomic interval AAATGTTTAATTTGCCAACAAGGAGAAACTCGGCAGGGTAAAGTAACAGTTCCGTTAGAAAGGGAAGGAGTCATTTTGATTTTTAAAGATGTGCCTGCTGAAGTCTGTGAAAATTGTGGTGAATATTATTTAAGTGAACAGACAACTGATTTATTGTTAGAACAAGCAGAAAACGCGATCGCGCAGGGAACCCAATTAGAGGTTCGACAATTTGCAGCGTAACTTATGATGATCCTGCCCTTCCTTCCAATAACTACAACTAATCGCGCTCTTCCTGCCTATCCCCACAACCGATGGCGCAAGCCGGCGCCGGAGGCGCATCGCGCCTCTCATTTCTAGCGCCAGATTGTGCTCTTGGTTTCCCTTTTTCTTCATGCGCTAGGATTATTATAACCAGCCAATCCAAACCGCTTTAACGGCATGAGCTATGGTTCAAAACTTCCCCCTTTCCCATGAAGAAATAAAAAGTTTCTGTCAACGCTGGCAGATTACGGAATTTGCTTTGTTCGGTTCGGTATTGCGTCACGATTTTAACGCTGAAAGTGATATTGATGTATTAGTTACGTTTGATTCCAATTTTCAACGTGGCTTGAATGAAACGTTACAGATACAGGAAGAACTAGAAATACTATTGGGTCGTGAAGTTGACCTAATTATTAAATCGGCGATCGCGCGTAGTGCGAATTGGCAACGTCGTCAAAACATTTTGGAATCAGCAGAAGTGATTTATGCCGCGTGATCTGGAATCTTTAATTGATATTCAGCAAGCAGGAAAACGAATTCAGAAGTTTTCTATGGGGATAAGCTACGCTGAGCTTGTGGTCAATGAGGAAAAACTCTCAGCAATTTTGTACCAAATTACTATTATTGGTGAAGCAACAAAACGCCTTTCCTCTGAATTATATGAATAATATCCAGGGATTACTTGGCG from Cyanobacteria bacterium GSL.Bin1 carries:
- a CDS encoding DNA polymerase subunit beta, which translates into the protein MVQNFPLSHEEIKSFCQRWQITEFALFGSVLRHDFNAESDIDVLVTFDSNFQRGLNETLQIQEELEILLGREVDLIIKSAIARSANWQRRQNILESAEVIYAA
- a CDS encoding YgiT-type zinc finger protein translates to MKCLICQQGETRQGKVTVPLEREGVILIFKDVPAEVCENCGEYYLSEQTTDLLLEQAENAIAQGTQLEVRQFAA